From a region of the Eulemur rufifrons isolate Redbay chromosome 7, OSU_ERuf_1, whole genome shotgun sequence genome:
- the LIPH gene encoding lipase member H — protein sequence MNVVVVDWNRGATTVIYNQAASKTKKVAIVLKEFIDQMLAKGASLDNIYMIGVSLGAHISGFVGEMYDGQLGRITGLDPAGPLFTGKPPQDRLDPSDAQFVDVIHSDIDALGYREPLGNIDFYPNGGLDQPGCPKTIFGGLQYFKCDHQRSVYLYLSSLRENCTITAYPCDSYRDYRNGKCVSCLTPQKESCPLLGYYADHWEDYLKDQDPPMTKAFFDTAEEKPFCMYHYFVDILTWNKNIRRGDITIKLRDKAGSTTESKINHEPATFQKYHQVSLLARFNQDLDKVAAISLMFSTGSIIGPKYKLRILRMKLRSLAHPERPQLCRYDLVLTENIETVFQPILCPKLQM from the exons ATGAACGTGGTTGTCGTTGATTGGAATCGAGGAGCTACAACTGTAATATACAACCAGGCAGCTAGCAAGACCAAAAAAGTAGCCATAGTCTTGAAGGAATTTATCGACCAGATGTTG GCAAAAGGAGCTTCTCTTGACAACATTTACATGATTGGAGTAAGTCTAGGAGCCCACATATCCGGATTTGTTGGAGAGATGTATGACGGGCAGCTGGGGAGAATTACAG GTCTCGACCCTGCGGGCCCTTTATTCACCGGGAAACCTCCCCAGGATAGATTGGATCCCAGTGATGCACAGTTTGTTGACGTCATTCATTCCGACATTGATG CATTGGGCTACAGAGAACCACTAGGAAACATAGACTTCTACCCAAATGGAGGATTAGATCAACCTGGTTGCCCCAAAACAATATTTGGAG GATTGCAGTATTTTAAATGTGACCACCAGAGGTCTGTGTACCTGTACCTGTCTTCCTTGAGAGAGAACTGCACTATCACTGCATATCCCTGTGACTCCTACCGGGATTATAGGAACGGCAAGTGTGTCAGTTGCCTCACTCCACAAAAGGAGTCCTGTCCCCTTCTGG GCTATTATGCTGATCATTGGGAAGACTATTTGAAGGACCAAGACCCCCCAATGACTAAGGCATTCTTTGACACAGCTGAGGAGAAGCCATTCTGCA TGTATCATTACTTTGTGGATATTCTCACTTGGAACAAGAACATAAGAAGAGGGGACATTACGATCAAATTGAGAGACAAAGCTGGAAGCACGACAGAATCCAAAATCAATCA tGAACCTGCCACATTTCAGAAATATCACCAAGTGAGTCTACTTGCAAGATTTAACCAAGATCTGGATAAAGTGGCAGCAATATCGTTGATGTTCTCTACAGGATCTATAATAGGTCCCAAGTACAAACTCAGGATTCTGCGAATGAAGTTAAGGTCCCTGGCCCATCCAGAAAG GCCCCAGTTGTGCCGGTATGACCTTGTCCTGACGGAAAACATTGAAACAGTCTTCCAACCTATTCTTTGCCCAAAGCTGCAGATGTAA